The following are from one region of the Aquipuribacter nitratireducens genome:
- a CDS encoding ABC transporter permease produces MSARGRVAGAAPAVALFVGTLVALEVVLRISGAESFILPTPSEVVAAIVAEWPDLLSAGLATLAGAVSGLLVGASLAVLAAAACARWTPVRRGALPLAVAVNSMPIIVLAPVANAWFGLLSPLGTVFVVGVLVFFPVMVNVLRGLLSTTPAQRELMASYASDRRSTLQRLQVPTALPFLFSALTVAAPLSLIGAIVKEYFGGPQDRLGQYITTKAALFQFAEAWAAIVLASVFGISLYLVVAFLERRLMPWHVSVRATSTA; encoded by the coding sequence GTGAGCGCCCGGGGCCGGGTCGCGGGCGCGGCGCCCGCCGTCGCGCTGTTCGTCGGCACCCTCGTCGCGCTCGAGGTCGTGCTGCGGATCAGCGGGGCGGAGTCGTTCATCCTCCCCACGCCGTCGGAGGTCGTGGCGGCGATCGTGGCGGAGTGGCCGGACCTGCTGTCGGCCGGGCTCGCGACCCTCGCGGGGGCGGTGAGCGGTCTGCTCGTCGGCGCGTCCCTCGCCGTCCTCGCCGCGGCCGCGTGCGCCCGGTGGACGCCTGTGCGGCGCGGTGCCCTGCCGCTCGCCGTCGCCGTCAACTCGATGCCGATCATCGTGCTCGCGCCCGTCGCCAACGCGTGGTTCGGTCTGCTGAGCCCGCTCGGCACCGTCTTCGTGGTGGGTGTGCTCGTGTTCTTCCCCGTCATGGTCAACGTCCTGCGGGGCCTGCTGTCGACGACGCCGGCGCAGCGGGAGCTCATGGCCTCCTACGCCAGCGACCGCCGCTCGACGCTGCAGCGGCTCCAGGTGCCGACCGCGCTGCCGTTCCTGTTCTCCGCGCTCACGGTGGCGGCGCCGCTCAGCCTCATCGGCGCGATCGTCAAGGAGTACTTCGGCGGGCCGCAGGACCGGCTCGGGCAGTACATCACGACGAAGGCGGCCCTCTTCCAGTTCGCGGAGGCGTGGGCCGCGATCGTCCTCGCGTCCGTCTTCGGGATCTCCCTCTACCTCGTCGTCGCGTTCCTCGAGCGCCGCCTCATGCCCTGGCACGTGTCCGTCCGCGCGACGAGCACCGCCTGA
- a CDS encoding ABC transporter substrate-binding protein, whose translation MTARSRSLAPAVALLTAAALGVAACGGADDTGDPDEAASGAATDAAAGGDGELTPVSLQLQWFAQAQFAGYYAALEEGFYEEEGLDVSILEGAVDIVPQQVVATGGADFGIAWVPKALVSNTEGAGLVNVAQVFQRSGTLMVSWADSGITEPADWAGKTVGNWGFGNEYELTAAIEQEGVEDVELVAQNFDMEGLLSRDLDAAEAMIYNEYAQLLEAVNPDTGELYQPEDFTVIDFNDVGTAMLQDSLWVTEDYAAENGETIEAFLRGTFRGWIFCRDNPDACVEHVLAAGPTLGTSHQTWQMNEVNALIWPSPGGIGVMDESQWEQTVQVATSQIPELEGAEVDDSAYDSSFAESAVAELEEEGLDVTGEGFEKTEVQLEEGGV comes from the coding sequence GTGACAGCACGGTCCCGTTCCCTCGCTCCCGCGGTCGCGCTCCTCACCGCGGCCGCCCTCGGGGTCGCCGCCTGCGGCGGCGCCGACGACACGGGCGACCCCGACGAGGCGGCGTCCGGCGCAGCCACCGACGCCGCAGCCGGCGGCGACGGCGAGCTGACCCCCGTCAGCCTGCAGCTGCAGTGGTTCGCCCAGGCGCAGTTCGCCGGCTACTACGCCGCGCTGGAGGAGGGCTTCTACGAGGAGGAGGGTCTCGACGTCAGCATCCTCGAGGGGGCGGTCGACATCGTGCCCCAGCAGGTCGTCGCCACCGGCGGCGCGGACTTCGGCATCGCGTGGGTGCCGAAGGCGCTCGTGTCGAACACCGAGGGCGCGGGGCTCGTCAACGTCGCCCAGGTGTTCCAGCGCTCGGGGACGCTCATGGTGTCGTGGGCGGACTCCGGCATCACCGAGCCCGCCGACTGGGCGGGGAAGACGGTCGGCAACTGGGGCTTCGGCAACGAGTACGAGCTCACCGCCGCCATCGAGCAGGAGGGGGTGGAGGACGTCGAGCTCGTCGCACAGAACTTCGACATGGAGGGCCTGCTGAGCCGCGACCTCGACGCCGCCGAGGCGATGATCTACAACGAGTACGCGCAGCTGCTCGAGGCGGTGAACCCCGACACCGGCGAGCTGTACCAGCCGGAGGACTTCACCGTCATCGACTTCAACGACGTCGGCACCGCGATGCTCCAGGACTCCCTGTGGGTGACCGAGGACTACGCCGCGGAGAACGGCGAGACGATCGAGGCGTTCCTCCGCGGCACGTTCCGCGGCTGGATCTTCTGCCGCGACAACCCGGACGCGTGCGTCGAGCACGTCCTCGCCGCCGGGCCGACCCTCGGCACGAGCCACCAGACGTGGCAGATGAACGAGGTCAACGCCCTCATCTGGCCCTCCCCCGGCGGGATCGGCGTGATGGACGAGTCGCAGTGGGAGCAGACCGTCCAGGTCGCCACGAGCCAGATCCCCGAGCTCGAGGGCGCGGAGGTCGACGACTCCGCCTACGACTCCTCCTTCGCGGAGTCGGCCGTCGCCGAGCTCGAGGAGGAGGGTCTCGACGTCACCGGTGAGGGTTTCGAGAAGACCGAGGTGCAGCTGGAGGAGGGCGGGGTCTGA
- a CDS encoding aspartate aminotransferase family protein, whose translation MTLTDPAVGHAGTAPASDRARTEDLLARHRAVMPRWQALYYEQPIALSHGEGRHVWDVEGTRYLDFFGGILTTMTAHALPEVTAAVQEQAGKILHSSTLYLNEQTIELAERIAGLSGIPDAKVFLTPSGTEANDAALLMATAYRRSNQVLAMRNSYHGRSFSTIGITSHRSWSPTSFSGLQVTYVQGGYRLRSPFRDLPDGEYTAACVADLRQLLDMATSGDVACLIAEPVQGVGGFATPPDGFFGAIKEVLDEHGILFVSDEVQTGWGRTGENFWGYQAHGITPDLLTFAKGVGNGVPLGGVVARAEVVDAIAANHISTFGGSPLVSAAANANLRYLVEHDLQGNARRQGERLRAVLQPVVNETPWIAELRGKGLMLALETVHPGGVEPDPARAAALTEACKERLLLIGKGGLYGNVLRVAPPLTLTDDEADEGAALLADAIRSIG comes from the coding sequence ATGACGCTGACCGACCCGGCGGTCGGGCACGCGGGCACCGCTCCCGCGTCCGACCGCGCCCGCACCGAGGACCTGCTCGCCCGCCACCGCGCCGTCATGCCCCGCTGGCAGGCGCTGTACTACGAGCAGCCGATCGCCCTGTCGCACGGCGAGGGCCGGCACGTGTGGGACGTCGAGGGCACGCGCTACCTCGACTTCTTCGGCGGCATCCTCACGACGATGACCGCGCACGCCCTGCCCGAGGTCACCGCGGCGGTGCAGGAGCAGGCCGGGAAGATCCTCCACTCGAGCACGCTCTACCTCAACGAGCAGACCATCGAGCTGGCCGAGCGCATCGCCGGGCTGTCCGGCATCCCCGACGCGAAGGTGTTCCTCACGCCGTCCGGGACCGAGGCCAACGACGCGGCGCTCCTCATGGCGACCGCGTACCGGCGCAGCAACCAGGTCCTCGCGATGCGCAACAGCTACCACGGGCGCTCGTTCTCCACGATCGGCATCACGAGCCACCGCTCGTGGAGCCCGACGAGCTTCTCCGGGCTGCAGGTGACGTACGTCCAGGGCGGCTACCGGCTCCGCTCCCCCTTCCGCGACCTGCCGGACGGGGAGTACACGGCGGCATGCGTCGCCGACCTGCGCCAGCTGCTCGACATGGCGACCTCCGGCGACGTCGCGTGCCTCATCGCCGAGCCCGTCCAGGGCGTCGGCGGGTTCGCGACACCGCCCGACGGCTTCTTCGGCGCGATCAAGGAGGTCCTCGACGAGCACGGCATCCTCTTCGTCTCCGACGAGGTCCAGACCGGCTGGGGCCGTACGGGCGAGAACTTCTGGGGCTACCAGGCGCACGGCATCACGCCGGACCTCCTGACCTTCGCCAAGGGCGTCGGGAACGGAGTCCCCCTCGGCGGCGTGGTCGCCCGGGCGGAGGTCGTCGACGCCATCGCCGCCAACCACATCTCGACGTTCGGCGGGTCCCCGCTCGTCTCCGCGGCCGCGAACGCCAACCTCCGCTACCTCGTCGAGCACGACCTCCAGGGCAACGCCCGCCGCCAGGGCGAGCGCCTGCGCGCGGTGCTCCAGCCGGTCGTGAACGAGACGCCGTGGATCGCCGAGCTGCGGGGCAAGGGCCTCATGCTCGCCCTCGAGACCGTCCACCCGGGCGGCGTCGAGCCCGACCCGGCGCGGGCCGCCGCGCTCACGGAGGCCTGCAAGGAGCGCCTGCTCCTCATCGGCAAGGGCGGGCTGTACGGCAACGTGCTCCGCGTCGCGCCGCCCCTCACGCTCACCGACGACGAGGCCGACGAGGGCGCCGCGCTCCTCGCCGACGCCATCCGCTCGATCGGCTGA
- a CDS encoding S8 family serine peptidase: MISATRRVRCVVAGLAATATAVGGVALAGTPATAAPLPYDDGSYVVLLDEPAVASYDGGVPGYAATRPAEGEAVDVTGRDVRRYADRLASAQADLLDEVDAEATYTYQVALNGFAAELDGSQATKLAALPGVTAVVPNEVRSIDTVQTPEFLGLDGEGGLWEQVGGPDAAGEGVVVGVLDTGVWPENPSFAGERLRTGNGLRTDGKGRVVGRNPLVGTPFRTADGEVYMLKGDRTVFRGECELGEGWESADLCNDKLVTARYFADSFVANVPEANRGEFEYLSARDGDGHGSHTAGTAAGNDGVPMSIDGIDLGEGSGMAPGAKLAVYKVCWEDDDPNTGGCYTADSLRAIEQAVVDGVDVLNYSISGTTTTVVDAVELAFYNAANAGVFVAASAGNSGPGSSTTAHNSPWVMTVGATTFKRDEGTVVLGNGETYLGASVIQSPLAATEAVLSSEVALAGADPDEATLCYPGTLDPALVDGKVVVCDRGVIARVDKSLAVAQAGGVGTVLANVAPSSLDPDFHSVPTVHVDEVAGAEIKDYVGSVAGATVAFEVGDTTGGEPTPLPQIAGFSSRGPTLAAGSDIIKPDIAAPGVAVVAAVAPGPNNGNDFNAISGTSMSSPHVAGLGALVLGENPLWHPSTVKSAMMTTADDIKDTDGDAETDPFVQGAGFVDPAQMLRPGLVLEAGEEEWARFYAGQGLQLGEPGSEYEPLATTDLNYPSIAIGQQAGPQTVTRTFRALQAGTWDVSVDVPGYEVTTSVDTVRGDASGKRSTSVDLTFTRTDATLADWATGFVTLEGPTTVRMPVALRPVSVAAPAEVSGAVADGAVDVEITPGFEGELALETQGLARGNTVAATFAQGQQGAVRTTIPAGTSFARFDLDAVNDEADLDLTVYRMNAAGTALVALVGQSATGAADERVDVLAPVPGIYYAVLSNYANAPGESSAAFEYTTYAVTPSTTLGGFTAEPNPLDVSTGEPTSFRATWSGLTEGAKYLGWVGYEGAIAPTIVSID; encoded by the coding sequence GTGATCTCTGCCACCCGAAGGGTCCGGTGCGTCGTCGCCGGGCTCGCCGCCACGGCCACCGCCGTCGGCGGCGTCGCGCTCGCGGGCACCCCCGCGACCGCCGCGCCGCTGCCCTACGACGACGGCAGCTACGTCGTCCTGCTCGACGAGCCCGCCGTCGCCTCCTACGACGGCGGCGTCCCCGGCTACGCCGCCACCCGGCCCGCCGAGGGCGAGGCCGTCGACGTCACCGGTCGCGACGTGCGCCGCTACGCCGACCGGCTCGCCTCCGCGCAGGCGGACCTCCTCGACGAGGTCGACGCCGAGGCGACGTACACCTACCAGGTCGCGCTCAACGGCTTCGCCGCCGAGCTCGACGGGTCCCAGGCGACGAAGCTCGCCGCCCTCCCGGGCGTCACGGCCGTCGTCCCGAACGAGGTCCGCTCGATCGACACCGTCCAGACCCCCGAGTTCCTCGGCCTCGACGGAGAGGGCGGCCTGTGGGAGCAGGTCGGCGGTCCGGACGCCGCGGGCGAGGGCGTCGTCGTCGGTGTCCTCGACACCGGCGTGTGGCCCGAGAACCCGTCGTTCGCGGGTGAGCGCCTGCGCACCGGCAACGGGCTGCGCACCGACGGCAAGGGCCGCGTCGTCGGCCGGAACCCGCTCGTCGGGACGCCGTTCCGCACCGCCGACGGTGAGGTCTACATGCTGAAGGGCGACCGCACCGTGTTCCGGGGCGAGTGCGAGCTCGGCGAGGGCTGGGAGAGCGCCGACCTCTGCAACGACAAGCTCGTCACCGCCCGGTACTTCGCCGACTCCTTCGTCGCGAACGTGCCCGAGGCGAACCGCGGTGAGTTCGAGTACCTGTCCGCCCGCGACGGCGACGGGCACGGCTCCCACACCGCCGGCACCGCGGCGGGCAACGACGGCGTGCCGATGAGCATCGACGGCATCGACCTCGGTGAGGGCTCCGGCATGGCGCCCGGCGCCAAGCTCGCCGTGTACAAGGTGTGCTGGGAGGACGACGACCCGAACACGGGCGGCTGCTACACCGCCGACTCCCTCCGGGCCATCGAGCAGGCGGTCGTCGACGGCGTCGACGTCCTCAACTACTCGATCTCCGGCACGACGACCACGGTCGTCGACGCCGTCGAGCTCGCCTTCTACAACGCCGCCAACGCGGGCGTCTTCGTCGCCGCGTCGGCCGGCAACTCCGGCCCCGGCTCGTCGACGACGGCCCACAACAGCCCGTGGGTCATGACGGTCGGCGCCACCACCTTCAAGCGGGACGAGGGCACGGTCGTGCTCGGCAACGGGGAGACGTACCTCGGCGCCAGCGTCATCCAGTCCCCGCTCGCCGCCACCGAGGCGGTCCTGTCGAGCGAGGTCGCCCTCGCCGGGGCGGACCCGGACGAGGCGACGCTGTGCTACCCCGGCACGCTCGACCCCGCCCTCGTCGACGGCAAGGTCGTGGTCTGCGACCGCGGCGTCATCGCCCGCGTCGACAAGTCCCTCGCGGTCGCGCAGGCCGGCGGTGTCGGCACGGTGCTCGCCAACGTCGCCCCCAGCAGCCTCGACCCCGACTTCCACTCCGTGCCCACGGTCCACGTCGACGAGGTCGCGGGCGCCGAGATCAAGGACTACGTCGGGTCCGTCGCAGGCGCGACGGTCGCCTTCGAGGTCGGCGACACCACCGGCGGCGAGCCGACGCCGCTCCCGCAGATCGCCGGGTTCTCCTCCCGGGGCCCGACGCTCGCGGCGGGCAGCGACATCATCAAGCCCGACATCGCTGCCCCGGGCGTCGCGGTCGTGGCCGCCGTGGCCCCCGGCCCCAACAACGGCAACGACTTCAACGCCATCTCGGGCACGTCGATGTCGAGCCCGCACGTCGCGGGGCTCGGGGCGCTCGTCCTCGGCGAGAACCCGCTGTGGCACCCCAGCACGGTGAAGTCGGCGATGATGACGACCGCCGACGACATCAAGGACACCGACGGCGACGCCGAGACCGACCCCTTCGTCCAGGGCGCCGGGTTCGTCGACCCCGCCCAGATGCTCCGTCCGGGTCTCGTGCTCGAGGCGGGCGAGGAGGAGTGGGCCCGCTTCTACGCCGGCCAGGGGCTGCAGCTCGGCGAGCCGGGCAGCGAGTACGAGCCCCTCGCGACGACCGACCTCAACTACCCGTCGATCGCGATCGGGCAGCAGGCCGGCCCGCAGACGGTGACCCGGACGTTCCGCGCCCTCCAGGCCGGCACGTGGGACGTCAGCGTCGACGTGCCCGGCTACGAGGTGACGACCTCGGTCGACACCGTGCGGGGCGACGCCTCCGGGAAGCGCTCGACCTCGGTCGACCTCACCTTCACCCGCACCGACGCCACGCTCGCCGACTGGGCGACGGGCTTCGTCACCCTGGAGGGCCCGACGACGGTCCGCATGCCGGTCGCGCTGCGCCCGGTGTCGGTCGCGGCGCCCGCCGAGGTGAGCGGTGCGGTCGCCGACGGCGCGGTCGACGTCGAGATCACCCCCGGCTTCGAGGGCGAGCTCGCTCTCGAGACCCAGGGCCTGGCGCGTGGGAACACCGTCGCGGCGACGTTCGCCCAGGGTCAGCAGGGCGCGGTGCGGACGACGATCCCGGCCGGGACGTCCTTCGCGCGCTTCGACCTCGACGCGGTGAACGACGAGGCCGACCTCGACCTCACGGTCTACCGGATGAACGCCGCCGGCACCGCGCTGGTCGCCCTCGTCGGGCAGTCGGCGACGGGCGCGGCCGACGAGCGGGTCGACGTCCTCGCCCCGGTTCCCGGCATCTACTACGCCGTGCTCAGCAACTACGCGAACGCGCCGGGCGAGAGCAGCGCCGCGTTCGAGTACACGACGTACGCCGTCACGCCGTCGACGACGCTCGGCGGGTTCACCGCCGAGCCGAACCCGCTCGACGTGTCGACGGGGGAGCCGACGTCGTTCCGGGCCACGTGGTCCGGGCTGACCGAGGGTGCGAAGTACCTCGGCTGGGTCGGCTACGAGGGCGCCATCGCCCCCACGATCGTGTCGATCGACTGA
- a CDS encoding SDR family oxidoreductase yields MTLMQPRDLTGTVVAITGASAGIGRATAEACVAAGANVAVGARRLERLDALADELGRDRVECVEMDVREPAGNARLVQAALDRWGRLDSVVPNVGIGSYGSILHMSDDEVADMVDTNVTGTVHTIRAALPHLLERGEGDVVIVASVASFRGGADEAVYAATKFAQQGLAGSLDRELREKGIRVSTVNPAGVETEFAIGRGRTEGDPALAEYLRPEQVAHAIVTVLQQPRSMRTQSWAFWPMGQQS; encoded by the coding sequence ATGACCCTCATGCAGCCCCGGGACCTCACCGGCACCGTCGTCGCCATCACCGGAGCGAGCGCCGGGATCGGTCGCGCGACCGCGGAGGCGTGTGTCGCCGCCGGCGCGAACGTCGCCGTCGGCGCCCGCCGGCTGGAGCGCCTCGACGCCCTCGCCGACGAGCTCGGCCGGGACCGCGTCGAGTGCGTCGAGATGGACGTCCGTGAGCCTGCGGGCAACGCGCGCCTCGTGCAGGCGGCGCTCGACCGGTGGGGGCGCCTGGACTCCGTCGTGCCGAACGTCGGGATCGGCTCCTACGGCTCGATCCTCCACATGAGCGACGACGAGGTCGCCGACATGGTGGACACGAACGTCACCGGCACCGTCCACACGATCCGCGCGGCCCTGCCGCACCTGCTCGAGCGCGGCGAGGGCGACGTCGTCATCGTCGCCTCCGTCGCGAGCTTCCGCGGCGGCGCGGACGAGGCCGTGTACGCGGCGACGAAGTTCGCCCAGCAGGGCCTTGCGGGCTCCCTCGACCGCGAGCTGCGGGAGAAGGGCATCCGGGTGTCGACGGTCAACCCGGCCGGGGTCGAGACTGAGTTCGCCATCGGCCGCGGGCGCACCGAGGGCGATCCGGCGCTGGCGGAGTACCTGCGACCGGAGCAGGTCGCCCACGCGATCGTCACCGTGCTCCAGCAGCCGCGGAGCATGCGGACGCAGTCGTGGGCGTTCTGGCCCATGGGCCAGCAGAGCTGA
- a CDS encoding VOC family protein: MIRARPHADTAESGDREPARAERCSSGVRLTGTAVSLVVPDPAGSADWFVDHLGFVVAMRADGFVSLAHPDSGANLVLLDPDLPTLAPAELRGSRVAGVLLAFVVEDVDAEHTRLVASGVDVVAAPETEPWGERFSQYRDPSGLLVQLVTWVEEPPAEVVGAR, translated from the coding sequence ATGATCCGTGCCCGGCCGCACGCGGACACCGCGGAGTCGGGGGACCGGGAACCCGCGAGGGCCGAGCGGTGTTCGTCGGGTGTGCGCCTCACCGGTACCGCCGTGTCGCTCGTCGTCCCCGACCCTGCCGGCTCGGCCGACTGGTTCGTCGACCATCTCGGCTTCGTCGTCGCCATGCGGGCCGACGGATTCGTGTCCCTGGCTCATCCCGACTCGGGCGCCAACCTCGTGCTCCTCGACCCCGACCTGCCGACCCTCGCCCCCGCCGAGCTGCGCGGGAGCAGGGTCGCGGGCGTGCTCCTCGCCTTCGTCGTCGAGGACGTCGACGCGGAGCACACCCGCCTCGTCGCCTCGGGCGTCGACGTCGTCGCGGCGCCCGAGACGGAGCCGTGGGGCGAGCGGTTCAGCCAGTACCGCGACCCCAGCGGTCTCCTCGTCCAGCTCGTGACGTGGGTCGAGGAGCCTCCGGCCGAGGTCGTCGGGGCCCGCTGA
- a CDS encoding ABC transporter ATP-binding protein, with the protein MSTPALHLADVGMVFPAPGGPVTALEHIDLDVEAGEFVSLIGPSGCGKSTLLRLLADLLQPTSGSVLVDGADPHRARLDRTYGMVFQAATLLEWRRVRANVELPLEIMGVARAERRARATEMLALVGLAEFADAYPWQLSGGMQQRVAIARALAFRPAVLLMDEPFGALDEMTRERMQAEVLRIWGETGTTVVFVTHSIPEAVFLSTRVVVMSPRPGRIADVVEVDLPRERDDDTREDQRFFALTTRVRDALRKVDADAGSPRS; encoded by the coding sequence GTGAGCACCCCCGCCCTCCACCTCGCCGACGTGGGGATGGTGTTCCCCGCGCCCGGCGGCCCGGTCACCGCCCTCGAGCACATCGACCTCGACGTCGAGGCAGGCGAGTTCGTCTCCCTCATCGGCCCGTCGGGGTGCGGCAAGTCGACCCTCCTGCGCCTGCTCGCCGACCTGCTGCAGCCCACGAGCGGCAGCGTGCTCGTCGACGGCGCGGACCCGCACCGGGCACGCCTCGACCGCACCTACGGCATGGTGTTCCAGGCCGCGACGCTGCTGGAGTGGCGGCGGGTGCGGGCCAACGTCGAGCTGCCGCTGGAGATCATGGGCGTCGCCCGGGCCGAGCGCCGCGCCCGCGCCACCGAGATGCTCGCCCTCGTCGGGCTCGCCGAGTTCGCCGACGCCTACCCGTGGCAGCTGTCCGGTGGCATGCAGCAGCGGGTGGCGATCGCCCGCGCCCTCGCGTTCCGGCCTGCCGTCCTCCTCATGGACGAGCCGTTCGGGGCCCTCGACGAGATGACGCGGGAGCGCATGCAGGCGGAGGTGCTGCGGATCTGGGGCGAGACCGGCACCACGGTCGTCTTCGTCACCCACTCCATCCCGGAGGCGGTGTTCCTGTCGACGCGGGTCGTCGTGATGTCCCCGCGCCCGGGGCGCATCGCCGACGTGGTCGAGGTGGACCTCCCCCGCGAGCGCGACGACGACACCCGCGAGGACCAGCGCTTCTTCGCGCTCACCACGCGGGTGCGGGACGCCCTGCGGAAGGTCGACGCCGACGCCGGGAGCCCCCGGTCGTGA
- a CDS encoding ABC transporter permease — protein MEQVVAGRAASWAGAGAARAVLSAGLIVLALVAAWEAYKGLGAALGGTWPGTDVRLPVRPDDRTMPHTWEIVATLFEPARRGGEEVLLVILARAAFYTWRIAVVGFLVGSVVGLLLAVLLVRSRVAMRGLMPYVIASQTVPVLAIAPLLISFARREQVPIWVPVAFLSAYLAFYPVTIAAVRGLRSPATTATELFRSYAAPPRTVLLRLQLPAALPFLFPALRIAATASVIGAIVGELPAGQSDGLARQILSFASSFSAAPEKLFASVLVSALLGVLFVGLVALVERLVVPAPLRHTDPAERTGTAPTGTAPTGTARPLVGTT, from the coding sequence ATGGAGCAGGTCGTGGCCGGGCGGGCCGCCTCGTGGGCGGGCGCGGGCGCCGCGCGCGCCGTGCTGTCGGCCGGCCTCATCGTGCTCGCGCTCGTCGCCGCGTGGGAGGCGTACAAGGGGCTCGGCGCGGCCCTCGGCGGCACGTGGCCCGGGACGGACGTCCGGCTGCCCGTCCGGCCCGACGACCGGACGATGCCGCACACGTGGGAGATCGTCGCCACGCTCTTCGAGCCCGCCCGCCGCGGCGGCGAGGAGGTCCTCCTCGTGATCCTCGCCCGGGCCGCGTTCTACACGTGGCGGATCGCGGTCGTCGGCTTCCTCGTCGGCTCGGTCGTCGGTCTGCTGCTCGCGGTGCTGCTGGTCCGCTCCCGCGTGGCCATGCGGGGCCTCATGCCGTACGTCATCGCGTCGCAGACGGTCCCGGTCCTCGCGATCGCGCCGCTCCTCATCTCCTTCGCCCGCCGCGAGCAGGTGCCGATCTGGGTGCCGGTCGCGTTCCTGTCCGCCTACCTCGCGTTCTACCCAGTGACCATCGCCGCCGTCCGGGGGCTGCGCTCCCCCGCCACGACGGCGACGGAGCTGTTCCGCTCCTACGCCGCACCACCACGGACCGTGCTGCTGCGCCTGCAGCTGCCGGCGGCGCTGCCGTTCCTCTTCCCGGCGCTGCGGATCGCCGCGACCGCCTCCGTGATCGGTGCGATCGTCGGGGAGCTGCCGGCCGGGCAGTCCGACGGGCTCGCACGGCAGATCCTGTCCTTCGCGTCGAGCTTCTCCGCCGCGCCGGAGAAGCTCTTCGCCTCCGTGCTCGTCTCCGCGCTGCTCGGGGTGCTCTTCGTCGGGCTCGTCGCGCTCGTCGAGCGCCTCGTCGTGCCGGCGCCGCTGCGGCACACCGACCCGGCGGAGCGGACCGGCACCGCTCCCACCGGCACCGCCCCCACCGGCACCGCCCGACCGCTGGTCGGGACGACGTGA
- a CDS encoding phosphatase PAP2 family protein encodes MPQNIEMPSGGDTSADWGRLRGARARWAALAVLALVVAPCLALTGALFLSESDNSLDAFDEPVLEWFVGLREPVGEVVVRVYSALGSPVFGILFTFLAVVGLGVLWRSRTPFLLMLVAGAGSLAMSMTTKAYADRERPPDATAVGELEPSWSFPSGHALNATIIAGVLAYLFIIRARPGRSGRVAVVAVTLAVLHAGLMGLSRVYLGQHWFTDVAVGWAMGVAWLAVVLGAHQLFLRSREGRVGAAGAQSGGQGSAGRTARQGGSRDVDDTAGEVGVGDADEAVVAAPVGAAQPEPPRAAAVEGGLQARGGEPLRVDGDEQLGSR; translated from the coding sequence GTGCCGCAGAACATCGAGATGCCGAGCGGGGGGGACACCTCCGCCGACTGGGGCCGCCTGCGCGGGGCCCGCGCCCGGTGGGCGGCGCTCGCCGTCCTCGCCCTCGTCGTCGCCCCGTGCCTCGCGCTCACCGGCGCGCTCTTCCTGTCGGAGTCCGACAACTCCCTCGACGCGTTCGACGAGCCGGTGCTCGAGTGGTTCGTCGGTCTGCGCGAGCCGGTCGGCGAGGTCGTCGTGCGCGTCTACAGCGCCCTCGGGAGCCCCGTCTTCGGCATCCTCTTCACGTTCCTCGCCGTCGTCGGGCTGGGGGTGCTGTGGCGGAGCAGGACGCCCTTCCTCCTCATGCTCGTCGCGGGTGCCGGGTCGCTGGCGATGTCGATGACGACGAAGGCGTACGCGGACCGGGAGCGTCCGCCGGACGCGACGGCCGTCGGCGAGCTCGAGCCGTCGTGGTCCTTCCCCAGCGGGCACGCGCTCAACGCCACGATCATCGCCGGCGTCCTCGCGTACCTCTTCATCATCCGGGCGCGGCCCGGGCGCTCCGGCCGGGTGGCCGTCGTGGCCGTCACGCTCGCCGTGCTCCACGCCGGTCTCATGGGGCTGTCCCGGGTCTACCTCGGGCAGCACTGGTTCACCGACGTCGCCGTCGGCTGGGCGATGGGTGTCGCGTGGCTCGCCGTCGTCCTCGGCGCGCACCAGCTGTTCCTGCGCAGCAGGGAGGGCCGGGTCGGTGCCGCGGGCGCCCAGTCGGGCGGGCAGGGCTCAGCCGGTCGGACCGCCCGGCAGGGCGGGTCGCGCGACGTCGACGACACCGCCGGAGAAGTAGGGGTCGGTGATGCGGACGAGGCCGTCGTCGCTGCGCCGGTAGGAGCCGCTCAACCCGAGCCGCCACGGGCTGCGGCTGTCGAGGGCGGGCTGCAGGCTCGGGGTGGCGAACCGCTCCGGGTCGACGGCGACGAGCAGCTCGGGAGCCGCTGA